The Haloplanus salinarum genome includes a region encoding these proteins:
- a CDS encoding ATP-dependent DNA helicase, with translation MGETWRDVFGHEEPYPDQADGIETAIETADRGGFAVIEGACGTGKTMLALTAGIDRVRDPDSRFERVAVLTSVKQQLRQFEADVRTINDELPADWRPVSALTLVGKADVCPYSRERVAGVDESTVYDRCEGLRERTRNLTGAEGPTTAAALADDARRAQTGLLDTGGGSTADFLETADEPTPYPPDTAERGDTEYCPFYAQYLDDLPEEGDPVEAVPFDFADRGLLDTEDLVALSAGHGTCPHSILGALIPHVEVTIGNYYHAFDPRTTESFTGALLDESTFVICDEAHMLEPRVRDLVSDGVGDATLRDAESELTRVIQPVEFDDSGPGSGATERDADLVRGELEESDVSLAELKATRSFVRDLREELDRRVRAHLDRERPGWRASMRDLPDDEIPLRDPERPGPDAFTEWADGTYGDDVWVRAEAVGAVVARVLNELEEADRERAAPTVGRVLGAWYRADHTRFFRSVDLSRTWNETEPGDSWRRAYNARLSLHNCVPGDAIAERLNDFGGGVLMSATLEPLDVFRTVTGLDRLADDGRPVVERTYGLDFPSENRESFAVDAPAYTYENRGAVGDDTETRRVYVDAVAEVAGRGGNVLVGMPNYAEAEWMAGRLDERLDSPVLLDESSDDGATEKLKADFFDGGGKTLVTSLRGTLTEGVDYRGDRLHAAVVCGVPLVDTTRPRTKAVVTAYDRAFGGDKEGRDGFETALTVPAVRKARQAIGRVIRGPAERGVRVLVDERYARDRWNGVRDYLPAWERAEFQPVSPDMLSLGLDRFGTEGG, from the coding sequence ATGGGCGAGACGTGGCGCGACGTGTTCGGCCACGAGGAGCCGTACCCGGATCAGGCCGACGGCATCGAGACGGCCATCGAGACGGCCGACCGGGGCGGCTTCGCCGTCATCGAGGGCGCCTGCGGAACGGGCAAGACGATGCTCGCGCTGACGGCGGGTATCGATCGGGTGCGCGACCCCGACTCCCGGTTCGAGCGGGTGGCCGTCCTCACGAGCGTCAAACAACAACTCCGCCAGTTCGAGGCGGACGTCCGGACGATCAACGACGAACTCCCCGCGGACTGGCGTCCCGTCTCGGCGCTGACGCTGGTCGGCAAGGCCGACGTCTGTCCGTACAGCCGGGAGCGCGTCGCCGGGGTCGACGAGTCCACCGTCTACGACCGGTGTGAGGGTCTCCGTGAGCGAACCCGGAATCTGACGGGCGCGGAGGGCCCCACGACGGCCGCGGCGCTCGCGGACGACGCCCGCCGCGCCCAGACCGGGCTGCTCGACACCGGCGGCGGGTCGACCGCCGACTTCCTGGAGACGGCCGACGAGCCGACGCCGTATCCGCCCGACACCGCCGAGCGCGGCGACACGGAATACTGTCCCTTCTACGCGCAGTACCTCGACGACCTGCCAGAGGAGGGCGACCCGGTCGAGGCCGTTCCCTTCGACTTCGCGGACCGCGGCCTGCTCGACACCGAGGACCTCGTCGCCCTGTCGGCGGGACACGGCACCTGTCCGCACTCGATCCTCGGGGCGCTCATCCCCCACGTCGAGGTGACAATCGGCAACTACTACCACGCCTTCGACCCGCGGACGACGGAGTCGTTCACCGGCGCCCTGCTGGACGAGTCGACGTTCGTGATCTGTGACGAGGCGCACATGCTCGAACCGCGGGTGCGCGACCTGGTGAGCGACGGGGTGGGTGACGCCACCCTCCGGGACGCCGAGTCCGAACTCACCCGGGTGATCCAGCCGGTCGAGTTCGACGACTCGGGGCCGGGATCGGGAGCCACCGAGCGCGACGCGGACCTCGTCCGCGGCGAACTCGAGGAGTCGGACGTGAGCCTCGCGGAGTTGAAGGCGACGCGGTCGTTCGTGCGCGACCTGCGCGAGGAGCTCGACCGGCGGGTGCGTGCCCACCTCGACCGGGAGCGTCCGGGGTGGCGCGCGTCGATGCGGGACCTCCCGGACGACGAGATTCCGCTCCGGGACCCCGAGCGGCCGGGCCCGGACGCGTTCACCGAGTGGGCCGACGGGACGTACGGCGACGACGTGTGGGTGCGCGCCGAGGCGGTCGGCGCCGTCGTCGCGCGCGTCCTGAACGAACTGGAGGAGGCCGACCGGGAGCGGGCGGCGCCGACGGTCGGTCGGGTGCTCGGGGCGTGGTACCGCGCGGATCACACCCGGTTCTTCCGGTCGGTCGACCTCTCGCGGACGTGGAACGAGACCGAACCCGGCGACTCGTGGCGGCGGGCCTACAACGCCCGGCTGTCGCTCCACAACTGCGTGCCCGGTGACGCCATCGCGGAGCGACTCAACGACTTCGGCGGCGGCGTCTTGATGTCGGCGACGCTGGAACCGCTCGACGTCTTCCGGACGGTGACGGGCCTCGACCGCCTCGCCGACGACGGCCGGCCGGTCGTCGAGCGGACGTACGGCCTCGATTTCCCGTCAGAGAACCGCGAGAGTTTCGCGGTTGACGCGCCGGCCTACACCTACGAGAACCGCGGCGCCGTCGGCGACGACACCGAGACGCGGCGGGTGTACGTCGACGCCGTCGCCGAGGTGGCCGGGCGCGGCGGGAACGTCCTCGTGGGGATGCCGAACTACGCCGAGGCGGAGTGGATGGCCGGCCGCCTCGACGAGCGTCTGGACTCGCCGGTCCTGCTCGACGAGTCGAGCGACGACGGCGCGACCGAGAAGCTGAAGGCGGACTTCTTCGACGGCGGCGGCAAGACGCTCGTCACGAGCCTCCGGGGGACGCTCACCGAGGGCGTCGACTACCGCGGTGACCGCCTGCACGCCGCGGTGGTGTGTGGCGTCCCGCTGGTCGACACGACGCGGCCGCGAACGAAGGCGGTCGTGACGGCGTACGACCGGGCGTTCGGCGGGGACAAGGAGGGCCGAGACGGCTTCGAGACGGCGTTGACGGTGCCCGCGGTCCGGAAGGCTCGCCAGGCGATCGGTCGCGTCATCCGCGGCCCCGCGGAGCGGGGCGTCCGGGTGCTCGTCGACGAGCGCTACGCGCGGGACCGGTGGAACGGCGTTCGTGACTACCTGCCCGCGTGGGAGCGCGCGGAGTTCCAGCCGGTGAGTCCGGATATGCTGTCGCTGGGGCTGGATCGGTTCGGGACGGAGGGTGGGTAG
- a CDS encoding S8 family serine peptidase — protein sequence MFDASSARVVLLAVVVVLAFAQPVPSSTADDRSTGAATAGGDVGPTIGSTVQRHPSSAGATADALRSVRADAVHDRGLTGSNVEVGVIGRGFDADDRVMAPHVVEHRRIGGDPGSTAHDTAVAEVVSETAPSADLYLAGVGRTPTPEEYATAVKWLTDQGVDVVVDSGSYFPSVAGDGSRITAAAEAAAAEGVVFVTSAGNYADRHWAGTGTADGWVSFAEGDAANHLADGERVRGRVTARLRWQSAADYDLYLYRRLPNAPDRVVAKSTADETGPGVSVEGIDVAVPQGRYYLAVYADDPVATPGRVQVFAANHGLEHATAHGSMVAPATSDRVVAVGAAANGERAAYSSLSENGTVDLLAPANAGTRAMDLAGTSAAAPYVAGTAALMASGDRDPSPERVETILERTADGDDGSIDALAAVEATQGADRPAAGADDPATDAGVDASTAATADRAASTATAERPARNRSDDGTRNATRDDGRDDGSVRPDGSNTADGEGTDADGGRSGSEDERSGRSDDGGDEARDDRAANGDRRRGGDGRDTDDSGGRQASVE from the coding sequence ATGTTCGACGCCTCCAGCGCGCGTGTCGTCCTTCTCGCGGTCGTAGTGGTCCTCGCGTTCGCACAGCCCGTCCCCTCCTCGACCGCCGACGATCGGTCGACCGGGGCGGCCACCGCGGGCGGCGATGTCGGGCCGACCATCGGCTCGACCGTCCAGCGACACCCGTCGAGCGCCGGGGCGACGGCCGACGCGCTCCGGTCGGTGCGGGCCGACGCCGTCCACGACCGCGGCCTCACGGGATCGAACGTCGAGGTCGGCGTCATCGGCCGCGGCTTCGATGCGGACGACCGCGTCATGGCCCCCCACGTCGTCGAGCACCGGCGGATCGGCGGCGACCCGGGATCGACGGCCCACGACACCGCCGTCGCCGAGGTGGTCTCCGAGACGGCGCCGTCGGCCGACCTCTATCTCGCGGGCGTCGGGCGGACGCCGACGCCCGAGGAGTACGCCACCGCCGTCAAGTGGCTGACCGACCAGGGAGTCGACGTCGTCGTCGACTCCGGGAGCTACTTCCCGAGCGTCGCCGGTGACGGGAGTCGGATCACCGCCGCCGCGGAGGCGGCGGCCGCCGAGGGCGTGGTCTTCGTCACCTCGGCGGGCAACTACGCCGACCGCCACTGGGCCGGCACGGGGACCGCGGACGGGTGGGTCAGCTTCGCCGAGGGCGATGCGGCGAACCACCTCGCGGACGGCGAACGCGTTCGCGGGCGGGTCACCGCCCGCCTGCGCTGGCAGTCCGCCGCCGACTACGACCTCTATCTCTACCGTCGGCTCCCGAACGCGCCCGACCGCGTCGTGGCGAAGTCGACGGCCGACGAGACCGGCCCGGGGGTGAGCGTCGAGGGTATCGACGTCGCGGTCCCCCAGGGGCGGTATTACCTCGCCGTCTACGCCGACGACCCCGTCGCCACCCCGGGTCGCGTGCAGGTGTTCGCCGCCAACCACGGACTCGAACACGCCACCGCCCACGGGAGCATGGTCGCGCCGGCGACGAGCGACCGGGTCGTGGCCGTCGGCGCGGCCGCGAACGGCGAGCGGGCGGCGTACAGTTCCCTCTCGGAGAACGGTACGGTGGATCTGCTCGCCCCGGCGAACGCCGGGACCCGGGCGATGGACCTCGCCGGGACGTCGGCCGCCGCCCCCTACGTCGCCGGCACCGCGGCGCTGATGGCGTCGGGCGACCGCGACCCCTCCCCGGAACGCGTCGAGACCATCCTCGAACGCACCGCCGACGGCGACGACGGCTCGATCGACGCCCTCGCGGCCGTCGAGGCGACGCAGGGGGCCGACCGCCCGGCCGCCGGGGCCGACGATCCGGCGACGGACGCCGGCGTCGACGCCTCGACCGCCGCGACGGCCGACCGCGCGGCGAGCACCGCCACGGCCGAGCGACCGGCGCGGAACCGATCCGACGACGGGACGCGCAACGCCACCCGCGACGACGGCCGCGACGACGGGAGCGTGCGTCCCGACGGGTCGAACACGGCAGACGGCGAGGGGACGGACGCGGACGGCGGTCGCTCCGGGAGCGAGGACGAGCGAAGCGGGCGGAGCGACGACGGCGGCGACGAGGCGCGCGACGACCGGGCGGCGAACGGTGACCGGCGGCGTGGCGGCGACGGGCGCGACACCGACGACAGTGGGGGCCGGCAGGCCAGTGTCGAGTAG
- a CDS encoding ArsR/SmtB family transcription factor, with product MSGLLPSQAEGDVSAEGDGELRVLSLTDDDAEDLIGSLSSETARSILTALEERPATASELAETVSTSLQNVRHHLGNLEEAGLVEVADTRYSVKGREMKVYAPTQDSLVVCVGADDDKERFLDSLERFVGALAVLAVGALAVQRAFGTGVVDLGGPGTAPRVGDSVGSATGPLLGLVPPGVAFLAGGLLVLSLLVVWDQYRR from the coding sequence ATGTCAGGGTTGTTACCGTCACAGGCGGAGGGAGACGTGAGCGCGGAGGGCGACGGCGAGCTCCGCGTGTTGTCCCTGACGGACGACGACGCCGAGGATCTCATCGGCTCGCTCTCCTCCGAGACGGCCCGTTCGATCCTGACCGCCCTGGAGGAACGCCCCGCGACGGCGTCGGAGCTCGCGGAGACGGTGTCGACCTCCCTCCAGAACGTCCGCCATCACCTCGGGAACCTCGAAGAGGCCGGGCTGGTCGAGGTCGCCGACACGCGGTACTCGGTGAAGGGACGCGAGATGAAGGTGTACGCGCCCACGCAGGACTCGCTGGTCGTCTGCGTGGGCGCCGACGACGACAAGGAGCGCTTTCTCGACTCGCTGGAGCGGTTCGTCGGCGCCCTTGCCGTCCTGGCGGTGGGGGCGCTGGCGGTCCAGCGGGCGTTCGGTACCGGGGTCGTCGACCTGGGTGGCCCCGGGACGGCGCCCCGCGTCGGCGACAGCGTCGGGAGCGCGACGGGGCCGCTTCTCGGCCTGGTCCCCCCGGGTGTCGCCTTCCTCGCCGGCGGCCTCCTCGTCCTCTCGCTGCTCGTCGTCTGGGACCAATACCGTCGCTGA
- a CDS encoding MFS transporter, translated as MTRRLFGTLCGLVFCANFGRVAFAPLLETFRTTFGVGTGAVGLVTTLVWVGTAVPRIPVGYLVTRVARGRIVFGAGVLLTVASALTATTTSLPLLQAGAFAIGVASGAYYAAAVPLIGDLYPDAIGRAAGIHGTAAQAAAVVAPTLTVALVAADSWRAVFWLLAVLGATLTLLFLVVARRRDGGVPRGRDHDFVAALGHWPVILAAVVMVGGTGFVWQGVFNFYVTYLVTTKGLTAGAAGTLLTVAFAAGLPAFWLGGSLADRLPHVPYILTIGAGVAVGVVALTVARSTAALVVVSVGLGLVAHSLFPALDAYVLGTVSDNRGSAYAVYGGLALVVQATGSGAVGALGELYPFDAIFRGFAGALLALLACLAALHLRGVLPTASGDD; from the coding sequence GTGACACGTCGGCTCTTCGGCACGCTCTGTGGGCTGGTGTTCTGTGCCAACTTCGGCCGGGTGGCCTTCGCCCCCCTTCTGGAGACGTTCCGGACCACGTTCGGGGTCGGCACGGGGGCGGTCGGCCTCGTGACGACGCTCGTCTGGGTCGGCACCGCCGTCCCCCGCATCCCGGTCGGCTACCTCGTCACCCGGGTGGCCCGCGGACGTATCGTCTTCGGGGCGGGCGTGCTCCTGACCGTCGCGTCCGCGCTGACCGCCACGACGACGTCCCTCCCGCTCCTGCAGGCCGGCGCCTTCGCAATCGGCGTCGCCTCCGGGGCGTACTACGCCGCGGCCGTCCCGCTCATCGGCGACCTCTACCCCGACGCCATCGGGCGGGCGGCCGGCATCCACGGCACCGCGGCCCAGGCGGCGGCGGTCGTCGCGCCGACGCTCACCGTCGCGCTCGTGGCCGCCGACTCCTGGCGCGCCGTCTTCTGGCTGCTGGCGGTGCTCGGTGCGACCCTGACGCTCCTCTTTCTGGTCGTGGCCCGCCGACGGGACGGCGGGGTTCCGCGGGGGAGGGACCACGACTTCGTCGCGGCGCTGGGCCACTGGCCGGTCATCCTCGCGGCCGTCGTGATGGTCGGCGGCACGGGCTTCGTCTGGCAGGGCGTGTTCAACTTCTACGTCACCTACCTCGTCACGACCAAGGGGCTGACCGCCGGTGCCGCGGGGACGCTCCTGACGGTGGCCTTCGCCGCCGGGCTGCCGGCGTTCTGGCTGGGTGGGAGTCTCGCGGACCGCCTCCCGCACGTCCCGTACATCCTGACGATCGGCGCCGGCGTCGCCGTCGGCGTCGTGGCGTTGACGGTCGCCCGGTCGACGGCCGCGCTCGTGGTCGTGAGCGTCGGCCTCGGGCTCGTCGCCCACAGCCTCTTTCCGGCCCTCGACGCGTACGTCCTCGGCACGGTGTCGGACAACCGGGGGAGCGCCTACGCCGTCTACGGCGGACTGGCGCTCGTCGTCCAGGCCACCGGGAGCGGCGCCGTCGGCGCGCTGGGCGAACTCTACCCGTTCGACGCCATCTTCCGCGGCTTCGCCGGCGCCCTCCTCGCCCTGCTCGCCTGTCTCGCGGCCCTGCATCTCCGCGGCGTCCTCCCGACCGCGTCCGGCGACGACTAG
- a CDS encoding NAD(P)H-hydrate dehydratase — protein sequence MITAERMAAVDENAAALGVPRKQLMESSGNAVARAVRGAADPGAAVALVCGRGNNGGDAFVAARFLDDYDVTVHLLGRPETIGTDIARENWGALTAADFDTRVVSDSRDLALDDPDVVVDALLGTGVTGALRQPERAAAEAINGTAATVVAVDVPSGVDADTGEAAGVAVDADRVVTFHDAKPGLDALDAAVTVADIGIPEAAELFTGPGDRRLLSRPADTHKGDFGEVLVVGGGPYTGAPALAAQAAMRTGADLVRVACPRAVADGVQGFEEGLILRPFDGDRLRIDHLDHVHELAATHDAVVLGPGLGDHEATLAAVRDFLADFDGRAVVDADALGVVPDADTDATLLCTPHGGELRGMGGPSADDWRDRLDAVADFAADLGHTLLVKGAYDVIADGERARVNRTGNPGMTVGGTGDVLAGAAGALLATQDPVDAGALAAYANGLAGDRVVDRQGYGLLASDLLPELPRTLWGGADE from the coding sequence ATGATCACCGCAGAGCGGATGGCGGCCGTCGACGAGAACGCGGCCGCCCTCGGCGTCCCGCGCAAGCAGTTGATGGAGTCGAGCGGCAACGCCGTCGCGCGGGCGGTCCGGGGAGCCGCCGACCCCGGCGCCGCCGTCGCCCTCGTCTGTGGCCGCGGCAACAACGGCGGCGACGCCTTCGTCGCCGCCCGTTTCCTCGACGACTACGACGTGACCGTCCACCTGCTCGGCCGTCCCGAGACCATCGGCACCGACATCGCCCGCGAGAACTGGGGGGCGCTGACCGCCGCCGACTTCGACACGCGAGTCGTCTCCGACTCCCGGGATCTGGCCCTCGACGATCCGGACGTCGTCGTCGACGCCCTCCTCGGCACGGGCGTGACGGGGGCGCTCCGCCAGCCCGAACGCGCGGCCGCCGAGGCGATCAACGGGACGGCGGCGACGGTCGTCGCCGTCGACGTCCCCTCGGGCGTCGACGCCGACACCGGCGAGGCGGCGGGCGTCGCCGTCGACGCCGACCGGGTCGTCACCTTCCACGACGCCAAACCGGGGCTGGACGCCCTCGACGCGGCGGTGACCGTCGCCGACATCGGCATCCCCGAGGCGGCGGAACTGTTCACGGGGCCGGGCGACCGCCGACTGCTCTCCCGGCCAGCCGACACGCACAAGGGCGACTTCGGCGAGGTGCTCGTCGTCGGCGGCGGACCCTACACCGGCGCGCCGGCGCTCGCGGCGCAGGCGGCGATGCGCACCGGCGCGGACCTCGTGCGAGTGGCCTGTCCTCGGGCCGTCGCCGACGGGGTCCAGGGGTTCGAGGAGGGGCTGATCCTCCGGCCGTTCGACGGCGACCGACTGCGGATCGACCACCTGGATCACGTCCACGAACTCGCCGCCACCCACGACGCCGTCGTCCTCGGCCCCGGCCTCGGCGACCACGAGGCGACGCTCGCGGCCGTGCGGGACTTCCTCGCCGACTTCGACGGCCGGGCGGTGGTCGACGCCGACGCCCTCGGGGTCGTCCCCGACGCCGACACCGACGCGACGCTCCTCTGTACGCCCCACGGGGGCGAACTCCGGGGGATGGGCGGGCCGAGCGCCGACGACTGGCGCGACCGGCTGGACGCCGTCGCCGACTTCGCCGCCGACCTGGGACACACGCTGCTGGTGAAAGGCGCGTACGACGTGATCGCCGACGGTGAGCGGGCGCGGGTCAACCGGACGGGCAACCCGGGGATGACCGTCGGCGGCACCGGGGACGTCCTCGCGGGCGCCGCGGGGGCGCTGCTCGCGACGCAGGACCCGGTCGACGCCGGCGCCCTCGCCGCCTACGCCAACGGCCTCGCGGGCGACCGGGTCGTCGACCGACAGGGGTATGGGTTGCTCGCCAGCGACCTGTTGCCGGAACTCCCGCGGACCCTGTGGGGTGGTGCCGATGAGTGA
- the moaC gene encoding cyclic pyranopterin monophosphate synthase MoaC, whose translation MSDDPADDLTHTDESGNVQMVDVGDKPDTARRAVAAGTIHLQPSTVAAIRDDDIGKGDVLATARVGAVQAVKHTWETIPMCHQIPITNVETDFAVGEDRVDLTVAVETTGKTGCEMEALEGVTTGLNVVWDMVKAAEKDDDGEYPDTAISDVRVTEKVKRPLD comes from the coding sequence ATGAGTGACGACCCCGCCGACGACCTCACCCACACCGACGAGTCCGGCAACGTGCAGATGGTGGACGTGGGCGACAAGCCCGACACCGCCCGCCGCGCGGTCGCCGCGGGGACGATCCATCTCCAGCCCTCGACGGTCGCCGCCATCCGCGACGACGACATCGGGAAGGGGGACGTCCTGGCCACCGCCCGTGTCGGCGCCGTCCAGGCCGTGAAACACACCTGGGAGACGATTCCGATGTGTCACCAGATCCCGATCACGAACGTCGAGACCGACTTCGCGGTCGGCGAGGATCGGGTGGACCTGACCGTCGCCGTCGAGACGACGGGCAAGACCGGCTGCGAGATGGAGGCCCTGGAGGGCGTGACGACCGGCCTGAACGTCGTCTGGGACATGGTGAAGGCCGCCGAGAAGGACGACGACGGCGAGTACCCGGACACGGCGATCAGCGACGTGCGGGTGACCGAGAAGGTAAAGCGGCCGTTAGACTGA
- the hflX gene encoding GTPase HflX, which translates to MRAIVAKRVDRGDADLDEIKELARAAGHEVVGELTQTREEDAAYGFGEGKVEELAALTVDRDAEAVIVDNRLGPYQTYNIGGKLPEGVEVVDRFTLILDIFGQRARTRKAQLQVELAELRYELPRAEAKTSLAKRDERPGFMGLGEYDESRERDIKNQIADIKRELDSIADKEATRRERRRESGFDLVALAGYTNAGKSTLMRRLAADLDVDENEDRHPDLETTAESEDRLFTTLGTTTRRADTGRRDVLLTDTVGFVSDLPHWLVESFESTLDSVYHADLVLLVVDASEPVEEMREKLVTCHDTLYERNEAPIVTVLNKIDRVDDDEFAEKREALSALAPNPVAVSGLTGERVDELRDRIERELPDWQFERLVLPVSDDAMSLVSWVHDHGNVEAEEYEGEQLTLEFEAPPSVVERARAKAGDLAAVESV; encoded by the coding sequence ATGAGAGCCATCGTCGCCAAGCGCGTCGACCGCGGCGACGCAGATCTCGACGAGATCAAGGAGCTCGCGCGTGCCGCGGGCCACGAGGTGGTCGGCGAACTCACCCAGACCCGCGAGGAGGACGCCGCCTACGGCTTCGGCGAGGGGAAAGTCGAGGAGTTGGCGGCCCTGACCGTCGACCGCGACGCCGAGGCGGTGATCGTCGACAACCGGCTCGGCCCCTACCAGACGTACAACATCGGCGGCAAGCTCCCCGAGGGGGTCGAGGTCGTCGACCGCTTCACCCTCATCCTCGACATCTTCGGCCAGCGGGCCCGGACCCGCAAGGCACAGCTACAGGTCGAACTCGCGGAGCTTCGCTACGAACTCCCGCGGGCGGAGGCCAAGACCAGCCTCGCCAAGCGGGACGAGCGCCCCGGCTTCATGGGCCTCGGGGAGTACGACGAGAGCCGCGAGCGCGACATCAAAAACCAGATCGCCGACATCAAGCGGGAACTGGACTCCATCGCCGACAAGGAAGCGACGCGGCGGGAGCGACGCCGCGAGTCCGGTTTCGATCTGGTGGCGCTCGCGGGCTACACCAACGCCGGCAAGTCGACGCTAATGCGCCGGCTGGCCGCGGACCTCGACGTCGACGAGAACGAGGACCGCCACCCGGACCTGGAGACGACCGCCGAGAGCGAGGACCGCCTCTTCACGACGCTCGGCACCACCACCCGCCGAGCCGACACCGGTCGCCGGGACGTCCTCCTGACCGACACGGTCGGGTTCGTCTCCGACCTGCCCCACTGGCTGGTCGAATCCTTCGAGTCGACGCTCGATTCCGTGTATCACGCCGACCTCGTCCTGCTGGTAGTCGACGCCAGCGAGCCGGTCGAGGAGATGCGCGAGAAGCTCGTCACCTGCCACGACACGCTGTACGAGCGCAACGAAGCGCCCATCGTCACCGTGTTGAACAAGATCGATCGTGTCGACGACGACGAGTTCGCCGAGAAGCGGGAGGCGCTGTCGGCGCTCGCCCCCAACCCCGTCGCCGTCTCGGGGCTGACCGGCGAACGCGTCGACGAACTCCGCGACCGGATCGAGCGGGAACTCCCCGACTGGCAGTTCGAACGGCTCGTCCTCCCGGTCTCGGACGACGCCATGAGTCTCGTCTCCTGGGTCCACGATCACGGCAACGTCGAGGCCGAGGAGTACGAGGGCGAACAGCTCACCCTGGAGTTCGAGGCGCCGCCGTCGGTCGTCGAGCGCGCCCGCGCCAAGGCGGGCGACCTCGCGGCCGTCGAATCAGTCTAA
- a CDS encoding FUN14 domain-containing protein, which yields MYALQLGIDPQQLGIEFGSGAVIGGIIGFAAKKLAKIIALIVGLELALFKFLESREILTVDWEALSAGLLRTGEGATAGPPGWVSTILSTLSVSVGFTGGFLLGFRRG from the coding sequence CTGTATGCGTTGCAACTCGGGATCGACCCCCAGCAGTTGGGGATCGAGTTCGGGAGCGGGGCCGTGATCGGGGGGATCATCGGCTTCGCGGCCAAGAAACTCGCCAAGATCATCGCACTGATCGTCGGCCTCGAACTCGCGCTGTTCAAGTTCCTCGAATCCCGGGAGATACTGACCGTCGACTGGGAGGCGCTGTCGGCCGGCCTGCTGCGAACGGGCGAGGGGGCGACCGCCGGCCCGCCGGGCTGGGTGTCGACCATCCTCTCGACGCTCTCGGTGTCGGTGGGCTTTACCGGCGGGTTCCTCCTCGGCTTCCGGCGGGGATAG
- a CDS encoding ribosome assembly factor SBDS, whose amino-acid sequence MISLDEAVTARLESHGERFEVLIDPDAALAIKRGEFDGDLEDVIAAEDVFENASRGDRPAENDLEEVFGTTDPLEIIPEVVTRGEIQITAEQRREMQEQKRKQLINRIARNAVNPQMDDAPHPPERIERALEEAGFQVDPMERVETQVDEALDALRPVIPIRFAEVTVAVQVPADKAGSAQAKIREFADLDSEEWQADGSWIGVLTFPAGMQNEFYDLVNEVTSGEAETRIVKDEDDLNVR is encoded by the coding sequence ATGATTTCACTCGACGAGGCCGTCACCGCCCGCCTCGAATCCCACGGCGAGCGCTTCGAGGTACTGATCGACCCCGACGCGGCGCTGGCCATCAAGCGCGGCGAGTTCGATGGCGACCTGGAGGACGTCATCGCGGCCGAGGACGTCTTCGAGAACGCCTCGCGGGGCGATCGGCCCGCCGAGAACGACCTCGAAGAGGTGTTCGGGACGACCGATCCCCTGGAGATCATCCCGGAGGTCGTCACGCGCGGCGAGATCCAGATCACCGCCGAACAGCGCCGCGAGATGCAAGAGCAAAAGCGCAAGCAGTTGATCAACCGGATCGCGCGCAACGCGGTCAACCCACAGATGGACGACGCCCCGCACCCGCCCGAACGGATCGAGCGGGCGTTGGAGGAGGCGGGCTTCCAGGTCGATCCCATGGAGCGCGTCGAGACCCAGGTCGACGAGGCGCTCGACGCCCTCCGACCCGTGATTCCGATCCGCTTTGCCGAGGTGACCGTGGCGGTCCAGGTGCCCGCCGACAAGGCGGGCAGCGCCCAGGCGAAGATCCGCGAGTTCGCCGACCTGGACAGCGAGGAGTGGCAGGCCGACGGCTCCTGGATCGGCGTGCTCACCTTCCCGGCCGGGATGCAAAACGAGTTCTACGACCTGGTGAACGAGGTCACGAGCGGCGAGGCGGAGACCCGGATCGTCAAGGACGAGGACGACCTCAACGTCCGGTAA
- the trxA gene encoding thioredoxin translates to MSKSTAEQSEPIHVEDDDHLNELVSEHAVVLVDYYADWCGPCKMLEPTVEEIAAETDAVVLKVDIDELQELAQDRGIRSVPTLEFYANGEQAERLIGVQDKADLIDVIDDLS, encoded by the coding sequence ATGAGCAAGTCGACCGCGGAGCAGTCCGAACCGATCCACGTCGAGGACGACGACCACCTGAACGAACTCGTTTCGGAACACGCCGTCGTCCTCGTGGACTACTACGCCGACTGGTGTGGTCCCTGCAAGATGCTGGAGCCGACGGTCGAGGAAATCGCCGCCGAGACGGACGCGGTCGTGCTGAAAGTCGACATCGACGAACTCCAGGAACTCGCCCAGGATCGGGGCATCCGGAGCGTCCCCACCCTCGAGTTCTACGCGAACGGCGAGCAGGCCGAGCGACTGATCGGCGTCCAGGACAAGGCGGATCTGATCGACGTCATCGACGACCTTTCCTGA